The stretch of DNA ACCAGTCCGACGACGCCGTGCAGGACCAGATCCGGGCCGACTTCGCCGCCGCCTTCGCCACCCGCTCCCGCGACGAGTGGGTCGCCGAGCTCGGCCCCGCCGACACCTGCGTGGCGCCGGTCAACGGCATCGACGAGGTGGTGGACGACGCCCAGGTCCTCGCCCGCGGCGACGTGGTCGAGGCCGTCCGCCCCAGCGGTGAGACGTTCCGCCAGGTGGCCGCGGTCTGGGCCGGCGCCCCCCGCCCGGACCGGGTGGAGGTCCGCGACCCCGGCTTCGACGACAGCGACGCCCTGCTCCACGAAGACGTCCCCCTCGAGGAAGGAGCGGTGCGATGAGCGACACCGCCACGAATCCTCCGGACACCCCGGAGCTGCCGCCTGCCGTCGCCGCCGTGGTCGGCGTCGAGCAGTACGAGACCGACGCCGGCTTCGACGCCGAGATGGGCTACGTCTGGACGTCCCTGGCCTCGGTGGAGAACGGCAACCCGCTGTTCTGGGATCCTGAGGTGGCGGACGAGCTGGCCGGGGGGCCCATCGCCCCGCCGTCGATGCTGTCGGTGTGGTTCCGCCCGCACCACTGGCAGCCGGGCGCCACCGAGAACCTCGTCCCCCTCCAGGTGCATTTCGACCTGAAGGAGGCCTTCGGGCTGCCCGAGGCGGTGATGA from Acidimicrobiales bacterium encodes:
- a CDS encoding MaoC family dehydratase N-terminal domain-containing protein, which encodes MSDTATNPPDTPELPPAVAAVVGVEQYETDAGFDAEMGYVWTSLASVENGNPLFWDPEVADELAGGPIAPPSMLSVWFRPHHWQPGATENLVPLQVHFDLKEAFGLPEAVMTDNTITFGVPVRPGDRIRSRQVLRSVSGPKTTKLGTGRFWVIDVEYLNQRDEVVGVETYTGFGYKRDGAA